The Montipora foliosa isolate CH-2021 chromosome 1, ASM3666993v2, whole genome shotgun sequence genome has a window encoding:
- the LOC138013165 gene encoding uncharacterized protein: protein MAIAGVRTAWRVDWQSRNNKTVGNSLLTWAELEEILLDVDVALNTRPLSYADEDVQLPLLTPNSLMFAQPNMLPELQPHLSEDRDLRKRARYLKRCKDALWSRWTSENLRGLRERHKLKHKKGHVHAARGDVVIIKSEEKNRGQWKLGIIEELVSGQDGVVRGAKLRAGKSILERPVQLLYPLELSNERPPGGPNEDLDPRAPAIRPRRNAAAMARTRIHDLAQDEQ, encoded by the coding sequence ATGGCGATTGCGGGGGTGCGGACAGCGTGGAGGGTGGATTGGCAATCACGTAACAACAAGACTGTTGGAAACAGTCTCCTTACCTGGGCCGAGTTAGAAGAAATCCTATTGGATGTGGACGTTGCGCTCAATACCAGGCCCTTGTCTTACGCTGATGAAGACGTTCAGCTTCCACTCCTCACGCCAAATTCTCTCATGTTCGCCCAACCGAACATGCTGCCAGAGCTTCAGCCTCATCTTAGCGAGGACCGTGACCTCCGTAAGAGAGCCAGGTATTTGAAGCGATGCAAGGATGCTTTATGGTCCCGCTGGACATCAGAGAATTTGCGTGGGCTTAGAGAAAGACACAAACTTAAACACAAGAAGGGACACGTTCACGCGGCCAGGGGAGATGTGGTCATCATAAAGTCTGAAGAAAAGAACAGAGGGCAATGGAAGTTGGGCATCATAGAAGAGCTCGTCAGCGGACAAGATGGAGTAGTGAGAGGGGCCAAGCTAAGAGCGGGCAAGTCAATCCTAGAGAGGCCAGTACAGCTTTTGTATCCTCTGGAGCTGTCCAATGAGAGACCACCTGGGGGACCTAACGAGGATCTCGATCCAAGAGCGCCGGCCATCAGGCCAAGGCGTAATGCTGCGGCTATGGCCAGAACACGTATACATGACCTTGCTCAGGATGAGCAGTGA
- the LOC137996852 gene encoding nucleotide-binding oligomerization domain-containing protein 1-like: MNFKDLFIPETVNMLSYVAVFSWILLDGIVSAIFLDMEINESRFDIGCDVKTTSEKDFIQGKCFDQYQKKFYKLGIPLYALVIVNLFSISLVSLVYSVCIKSTVNRLKGALRDAERRLSNPRRIRKRCLFFAYLSQLAAKFALGIIFIVFLKTDLLYPGHFPADFTCTVERGYDSGELFTNETQSTVYACINQRATKKNFWTNAVAVVNGIFAVFAFVEIVWILSRAKTGRNFMNDRQFYADHLRSNSDQQQETPQEEIPLTKVESGCQPAVQEAVTVQSAPSSLNTGEAEELAREQLVLTEALKKMKDDCLNSTEQPHDLKQPFRRKPGEGPKPNDLKTDQIYVNVAIHEGRAFHVFAQNRSEQLKQYPPNSKDCLYATPDDLIDKQHKNVLVVGRPGIGKTLLSTKILRMWASGEAFNGDQDDKKSIVAVFLLKFRRFTSNLLLSLRELLAKAETVERLYDSMWNFVIKNPSRVLFIFDGVDEFFTKEDIAGKDHTCNKNGLEEKMPASALFNKLAGGELLDGLNLITTTRPTAVTCVEDVNFDRTVEILGFTSEKVEDYVEKFTEGVRDAKEKIWGHIKSNMNLFSLCYIPVNCFLICSCLLEIISLPDTAHTLPRRMTDIYAMVVKIVFFKHNRQCSAQGNRSLKDYLYLPFKKLPKSHKKIFKRLGEIAFEGVKQGRLLFESSEVSGLEDCGLLHRLPDAKSRFNEPPKAQYCFTHLTLQEFFAAKHLAESLNKRELENFVSKHINDGAWQMVLQFVAGLLGADPNTKSSNSDIFIKLLPTSTQKKSEQGLMNDYSLPETKTLTCWPAENDKELALNLCKCLYEIDDEKQQAVLQNKIEQIGFNAVDFSFCSLAPVDFAAVSHFLENASGVLSMELWRNDLGSLGAKEVQKFLVSTGCKLNSLNLGINKLTDEGAEHLSAALKHSNCKLNSLNLWGNELTDEAAEHLSGALKHSNCKLNSLNLAVNELTDEAAEHLSAALKDSNCKLNSLDLLGNNITNRAAFTKSVKHINCKVLV; this comes from the coding sequence atgaatttcaaagacTTGTTTATTCCCGAAACTGTGAACATGCTCAGTTATGTAGCAGTTTTCTCTTGGATTTTACTTGATGGCATAGTGAGTGCGATATTTTTAGACATGGAGATCAACGAATCAAGATTCGACATCGGCTGCGATGTGAAAACCACCAGCGAGAAGGATTTTATCCAAGGAAAGTGCTTCGACCAGTACCAAAAGAAATTCTACAAACTCGGCATTCCTCTCTACGCCTTGGTCATTGTTAATTTGTTCTCGATTTCTTTGGTATCCCTTGTTTACTCCGTGTGCATTAAGTCCACAGTTAATAGACTTAAGGGCGCTCTCAGAGATGCGGAACGGAGATTGAGCAATCCAAGACGAATTCGAAAGCGTTGCCTTTTCTTTGCATATTTATCTCAACTTGCCGCAAAATTTGCTCTAGGGatcattttcattgtcttcCTAAAGACCGACTTACTCTATCCCGGGCACTTTCCCGCAGATTTTACCTGTACTGTTGAGAGAGGCTATGATTCGGGGGAGCTATTTACGAACGAGACACAATCAACAGTTTACGCATGTATCAATCAGAGAGCAACGAAAAAGAATTTCTGGACCAATGCTGTGGCAGTGGTTAACGGTATTTTCGCAGTTTTTGCTTTCGTGGAGATTGTCTGGATCTTATCACGAGCTAAGACAGGAAGAAACTTTATGAACGATCGACAGTTTTATGCTGATCATTTGAGATCGAACTCGGATCAACAACAGGAAACACCTCAAGAAGAAATACCGTTAACTAAGGTAGAAAGTGGTTGTCAACCTGCAGTGCAGGAAGCCGTCACTGTCCAAAGTGCTCCTTCATCACTGAATACGGGTGAAGCGGAAGAACTCGCTCGAGAGCAACTTGTACTGACAGAAGccttaaaaaaaatgaaggatgATTGCTTAAATTCCACGGAGCAACCCCATGACTTGAAGCAACCTTTTCGACGGAAGCCAGGCGAAGGCCCAAAACCCAATGATCTAAAAACTGATCAAATTTATGTCAATGTGGCAATCCATGAAGGCAGAGCTTTTCATGTCTTCGCGCAAAATAGAAGCGAGCAGCTCAAACAATACCCGCCCAATTCTAAGGACTGTCTGTACGCCACGCCAGACGATCTCATTGACAAACAACACAAGAATGTCCTTGTTGTCGGACGTCCTGGCATAGGAAAGACATTGCTAAGCACTAAAATCCTTCGAATGTGGGCATCTGGTGAAGCCTTTAATGGAGATCAAGATGACAAAAAAAGCATTGTTGCTGTGTTCCTCCTGAAATTCAGGCGCTTTACAAGCAATCTATTGCTTAGTCTCCGTGAACTGTTGGCTAAAGCAGAAACAGTTGAGCGGTTGTATGATTCTATGtggaattttgttattaaaaACCCAAGCcgagttctttttatttttgacGGAGTCGATGAATTTTTTACGAAAGAGGATATCGCTGGAAAAGACCACACATGTAACAAGAATGGCTTGGAGGAGAAGATGCCTGCTTCCGCTTTGTTTAACAAACTAGCGGGAGGAGAACTTCTTGATGGTCTAAACTTAATCACAACAACAAGACCAACGGCAGTGACCTGTGTTGAAGATGTGAACTTTGATAGAACAGTCGAAATCCTCGGATTTACGTCCGAAAAGGTTGAAGACTATGTCGAAAAGTTTACAGAAGGAGTTCGCGACGCAAAGGAGAAAATTTGGGGACACATTAAGTCGAACATGAACCTGTTTTCATTGTGCTACATCCCAGTAAACTGTTTCCTCATTTGTTCTTGTCTCCTGGAAATTATCAGTCTCCCTGATACAGCACACACCCTCCCGAGAAGAATGACTGATATTTACGCGATGGTTGTAAAGATTGTCTTTTTTAAGCACAATCGGCAATGCAGCGCTCAAGGTAACCGGAGTCTCAAAGATTACTTGTACTTGCCGTTTAAGAAGCTCCCAAAATCTCACAAAAAGATTTTCAAGAGACTGGGAGAAATTGCTTTTGAGGGAGTAAAACAAGGAAGATTGCTCTTTGAGTCAAGCGAAGTCAGTGGTTTGGAAGATTGTGGACTTCTTCACAGATTGCCAGACGCCAAATCCCGTTTTAATGAGCCGCCGAAAGCCCAATACTGCTTTACACATTTAACTCTGCAAGAGTTCTTCGCTGCAAAACATTTGGCAGAGTCCTTGAATAAAAGAGAACTCGAAAACTTTGTGTCAAAACACATTAACGATGGTGCATGGCAAATGGTGCTGCAGTTTGTGGCTGGATTACTTGGGGCTGATCCAAACACAAAGAGCTCAAACAGCGACATTTTTATCAAACTGCTTCCTACGTCGACTCAGAAGAAATCCGAACAGGGACTGATGAATGATTACTCGCTACCAGAGACAAAAACACTGACCTGTTGGCCAGCTGAAAATGACAAAGAACTAGCACTGAACTTATGTAAGTGTTTGTACGAGATTGATGATGAAAAACAGCAGGCAgtgttacaaaacaaaattgagcAAATTGGCTTTAACGCCGTAGATTTTAGTTTCTGTTCACTCGCGCCTGTTGACTTTGCTGCTGTCTCGCATTTCTTAGAAAATGCTTCGGGAGTTTTGAGTATGGAATTGTGGCGGAATGATCTCGGTTCATTGGGTGCAAAAGAAGTGCAAAAGTTTCTTGTCAGTACTGGATGCAAACTAAACAGCTTAAACCTCGGGATTAACAAGTTAACTGATGAAGGAGCCGAGCATTTATCAGCAGCACTAAAGCACAGtaattgcaaactaaacagcTTAAACCTCTGGGGTAACGAGTTAACTGATGAAGCAGCCGAACATTTATCAGGAGCACTTAAGCACAGtaattgcaaactaaacagcTTAAACCTCGCAGTTAACGAGTTAACTGATGAAGCAGCCGAGCATTTATCAGCAGCACTAAAGGACAGtaattgcaaactaaacagcTTAGACCTCTTGGGTAACAATATAACTAATAGAGCCGCCTTCACTAAATCAGTGAAGCATATTAATTGCAAAGTTTTAGTTTGA